The following are from one region of the Diceros bicornis minor isolate mBicDic1 unplaced genomic scaffold, mDicBic1.mat.cur scaffold_653_ctg1, whole genome shotgun sequence genome:
- the LOC131403289 gene encoding rhox homeobox family member 1-like has translation MGTGGDIVEEDRRSEAEQGAADEGEQGQVGAGARGPVDPEKEEGGGGWEPPQQEQQLQEPSHVAPEGLQPRDRQPGLPRHTFTGLRLKGLESVFQRTQYPDVFSARKELAFLLDVAEPRAQVSEPEHGDSAGPPV, from the exons ATGGGAACAGGAGGAGACATCGTCGAGGAGGATCGAAGGTCCGAAGCTGAGCAGGGAGCAGCGGACGAAGGAGAACAAGGCCAGGTTGGCGCAGGAGCTCGGGGCCCCGTGGACCCGGAGAAGGAGGAAGGCGGCGGCGGCTGGGAGCCCccgcagcaggagcagcagcttcAGGAGCCCTCCCACGTGGCCCCCGAGGGTCTGCAGCCCCGCGACAGGCAGCCGGGCCTCCCCCGCCACACGTTCACCGGGTTGCGCCTGAAGGGGCTGGAGAGCGTTTTCCAGCGCACTCAATACCCCGACGTGTTCAGCGCGCG AAAGGAGCTCGCCTTCCTCCTGGATGTGGCTGAACCCAGAGCGCAGGTCAGTGAACCTGAACACGGCGATTCTGCAGGGCCGCCGGTCTAG